From the Chloroflexus aurantiacus J-10-fl genome, one window contains:
- a CDS encoding FkbM family methyltransferase, with protein MKRRLWYYLRSVFTILQKIVNWYVCFGLLFRQGETVIKLKNGCQFKVRSLMDVWIIKETCLDRDYETYGTPIQDGWTVVDIGAGLGDFAVSVAYDHPTCRVFVYEPFPESFRLLKENLALNAIQNVQAFPFAVGASSEEMVLFATGAAVQHSTTSATQAVDSIVVPGRSLDDILNEHPIGVCDFLKIDCEGAEFDILFNASAQALQRIKRICLEYHDGVTQFSHEHLVEYLQQRGFHVRTARNPVHAHLGFLYASQDN; from the coding sequence GTGAAACGTCGATTATGGTATTACCTGCGATCAGTATTTACTATTTTGCAAAAGATTGTGAACTGGTATGTGTGTTTCGGTCTCCTATTCCGGCAAGGCGAGACGGTGATTAAGCTTAAAAATGGCTGTCAATTTAAAGTGCGTAGTTTAATGGATGTGTGGATTATTAAAGAAACCTGTCTTGATCGTGATTATGAGACATACGGAACTCCTATCCAGGATGGCTGGACTGTTGTTGATATTGGTGCGGGGCTGGGTGATTTTGCTGTTTCCGTCGCGTATGATCATCCGACATGTCGGGTTTTTGTCTATGAGCCGTTTCCGGAGTCGTTTCGCTTGCTGAAGGAAAATCTTGCCTTGAATGCGATCCAAAACGTGCAGGCATTTCCGTTCGCAGTAGGCGCATCATCAGAAGAGATGGTGTTGTTTGCTACCGGGGCAGCGGTGCAGCATTCAACAACATCAGCCACACAGGCTGTCGACTCCATAGTTGTACCTGGGCGTAGCCTGGATGATATATTGAATGAACACCCTATTGGGGTATGTGACTTTTTAAAAATAGACTGTGAAGGTGCTGAATTTGATATTCTGTTCAATGCGAGTGCGCAGGCATTACAACGCATTAAGCGCATCTGTCTCGAATACCACGATGGTGTAACGCAATTTTCTCATGAGCATCTGGTGGAATATTTACAACAACGAGGGTTCCACGTGCGAACTGCACGAAATCCAGTTCATGCCCATTTAGGTTTTTTGTATGCTTCTCAAGATAACTGA
- a CDS encoding BTAD domain-containing putative transcriptional regulator — MNEETVLLQAKVAPPRPHRYRLVRPAVTARLREAFDYRVTLVQAGAGYGKTTALAELAMSSATVCWYTIGENDRDPVSFLTYLAAACAPVLPQGAPEALATLRSHPADRAVWTQTVDGLLNALAGSPRRPVLLILDDYHFVAASAEIRALTERLITYAPPWLSLLIATRYPIVSGELVRWRARGEVLELHRDALAFTHDEIAALFRDVFGMALSDADVDLLDHHTEGWPIALQLVWQGLRSGQARSVSELLASGPASLAALFDFLASDVLDRQPPEIASFLRATAPLRVLTAAACDAVRQADDSDQLLAQVRDRDLFVVELDASHYRYHHLFHDFLRQQTRSDPDLAERHRRAARHYAAAGQAEEAIYHWFAAGEVAIAADAIVAAGEDALRNGRLDTLTDWIDALPAELIASRPRLQSYLGDLYRLRARFDEARNWYAQAETISRQHGDRAELARALYGQALVYIDQVQPVQAESVLQEALRVSEGLEDQVARARVLELLAENKLNMGQPDEAEALQQQARQLRAASPAADLLSARVKLRTGQLAAARTLLQAWRDRERVATARGATPAPRGHREAVLVLALIAAFEGDVDQALSLAEEGVQVGTERHSRFITSVAYARLGHAWLLKSALTGVSARDRALEYYRQALAEGQAIGVDRLRVEPLWGLTRLYGLAGDLAAAENAAVDGQAFCRWAGDLWLGAMIQLQRGVSHLLGGQFDRAQEILLAARADLRACSDRFGQAVATLWLALGYYEQRHDAAATAAIDEALDLSATAGYDYLFTRPTFLGLPDPRRVIPLLLATRARGHHRDYIERLLSAMGLRGLEAHPGYQLRVQTLGMFRVWRGDHEIEAREWQRDKARQLFQALIVHRNRWLQRDELAELLWPQLNPEAAVRDFKVALSALYRALEPNRTEATSAFIAREGSAYRLRPTADIWLDCAEFSAGCTTGLRLLDQGQIGAGMQRLQAALQLYQGDFLPDTIYEGWADAERERLRSMFLRSADRLAQCLAEQGQNEELIALAERILTYDNCWERAYRLLMLAYARQGNRAAALRVFQRCSDNLARELNVDPAPETIALAERLRHGEMPLPHEAVG; from the coding sequence ATGAATGAAGAGACAGTGTTGTTACAGGCAAAGGTCGCGCCGCCGCGACCACACCGCTATCGGTTGGTACGACCGGCGGTGACTGCGCGTTTGCGTGAGGCGTTTGATTATCGGGTAACGCTGGTGCAGGCCGGTGCCGGCTATGGTAAGACGACGGCATTGGCCGAGCTGGCTATGAGTTCGGCAACGGTGTGCTGGTATACCATCGGTGAAAATGACCGTGATCCGGTTTCGTTTCTGACGTATCTGGCCGCTGCGTGTGCCCCGGTGTTGCCGCAGGGGGCGCCAGAGGCGCTGGCGACGCTCCGTTCGCATCCGGCTGACCGTGCGGTCTGGACGCAAACTGTCGATGGGTTGCTTAATGCGTTGGCCGGTTCGCCACGACGACCTGTGTTGCTGATCCTCGATGATTATCACTTTGTCGCGGCGTCAGCCGAGATTCGGGCATTGACTGAGCGGCTGATTACGTATGCGCCGCCATGGCTCAGTCTGTTGATTGCGACGCGCTATCCGATTGTGAGCGGTGAGCTGGTGCGATGGCGCGCTCGTGGTGAGGTGCTGGAGTTACACCGCGATGCGCTGGCTTTTACCCACGATGAGATTGCTGCGCTTTTTCGCGATGTGTTTGGTATGGCGCTGAGTGACGCTGATGTTGATCTGCTCGATCACCATACCGAGGGGTGGCCGATTGCGCTTCAGTTGGTCTGGCAGGGGTTGCGGAGTGGGCAGGCGCGCAGTGTGAGTGAGCTGTTGGCCAGTGGCCCGGCGTCGCTGGCGGCGTTGTTCGATTTTCTGGCTTCGGATGTGTTGGATCGACAGCCGCCAGAGATTGCGTCTTTTTTGCGGGCAACTGCGCCGCTGCGGGTGCTGACTGCGGCGGCGTGCGATGCTGTACGCCAGGCTGATGATAGTGATCAGTTGCTGGCTCAGGTGCGCGACCGCGATCTTTTTGTGGTTGAGCTGGATGCCAGTCATTACCGTTACCATCATCTGTTTCACGATTTCTTGCGTCAGCAGACGCGCAGTGATCCCGATCTGGCCGAGCGGCATCGGCGTGCAGCGCGGCATTATGCGGCAGCCGGGCAGGCCGAGGAGGCGATTTATCACTGGTTTGCCGCCGGTGAGGTGGCCATTGCCGCCGACGCGATTGTCGCAGCCGGTGAGGATGCGCTGCGCAATGGTCGGCTCGATACGCTGACCGATTGGATTGATGCGTTGCCGGCTGAGCTGATCGCGAGTCGTCCGCGCTTGCAGAGCTATCTTGGCGATCTGTACCGGTTGCGTGCCCGTTTTGATGAAGCCCGTAACTGGTATGCGCAGGCCGAGACGATCAGCCGACAACACGGCGACCGCGCCGAGCTGGCCCGTGCCTTGTACGGTCAGGCTCTGGTCTATATCGATCAGGTGCAGCCGGTGCAGGCCGAGAGTGTGTTGCAAGAGGCGTTGCGGGTCAGTGAGGGGTTGGAGGATCAGGTTGCCCGCGCCCGTGTGCTTGAGTTGCTGGCCGAGAATAAGCTGAATATGGGGCAGCCGGACGAGGCAGAGGCGTTGCAGCAGCAGGCACGCCAGTTGCGCGCCGCCAGCCCGGCAGCCGATCTGCTGAGCGCACGGGTGAAGCTGCGCACCGGTCAACTGGCGGCGGCACGGACGTTGTTGCAGGCGTGGCGGGATCGGGAGCGTGTGGCGACGGCACGGGGTGCCACCCCCGCTCCACGCGGTCATCGCGAGGCGGTGCTGGTGCTGGCGTTGATTGCCGCTTTTGAAGGGGATGTTGATCAGGCGCTCAGTCTGGCCGAAGAGGGTGTGCAGGTCGGTACTGAACGCCACTCCCGCTTTATTACCTCTGTCGCCTACGCCCGGCTTGGGCACGCCTGGTTGCTCAAGAGTGCGCTAACCGGTGTGTCGGCACGGGATCGCGCGCTCGAATATTACCGCCAGGCATTGGCCGAGGGCCAGGCGATAGGCGTCGACCGGTTACGGGTGGAACCGCTCTGGGGTTTAACCCGCCTCTATGGGCTGGCCGGTGATTTGGCGGCTGCCGAGAACGCCGCCGTTGATGGTCAGGCTTTTTGTCGCTGGGCAGGTGATTTGTGGCTGGGGGCGATGATCCAGTTGCAACGAGGTGTGAGCCATTTGCTTGGCGGTCAGTTTGACCGTGCGCAGGAGATATTGCTGGCTGCCCGCGCCGATTTGCGTGCCTGTAGTGATCGGTTTGGTCAGGCCGTAGCCACGCTCTGGCTGGCATTGGGATACTACGAACAGCGGCATGATGCTGCGGCGACGGCGGCGATTGATGAGGCGCTGGATTTAAGTGCCACCGCCGGGTACGACTATCTCTTTACCCGGCCAACCTTTCTCGGTCTCCCCGATCCGCGTCGGGTCATCCCGCTCTTGCTGGCGACCCGTGCTCGCGGCCATCATCGCGACTACATCGAGCGGCTGTTATCCGCGATGGGGCTGCGTGGTCTCGAAGCCCACCCCGGTTATCAGTTGCGGGTTCAAACTCTGGGGATGTTCCGGGTCTGGCGTGGCGATCACGAGATTGAGGCGCGTGAATGGCAACGGGATAAGGCCCGTCAGCTTTTCCAGGCGCTGATCGTGCATCGCAATCGCTGGCTGCAACGCGATGAGTTGGCCGAATTGCTCTGGCCACAGCTCAATCCTGAAGCGGCTGTGCGCGACTTTAAGGTTGCGCTGAGTGCTCTTTATCGAGCGCTGGAGCCGAATCGTACTGAAGCAACGTCGGCATTTATTGCCCGTGAAGGCAGTGCCTATCGGCTACGGCCAACGGCAGACATCTGGCTTGATTGCGCCGAATTCAGTGCCGGTTGCACAACCGGTTTGCGGCTGCTTGATCAAGGTCAGATCGGTGCCGGCATGCAACGACTCCAGGCTGCGTTGCAGCTTTACCAGGGTGATTTTCTTCCCGATACGATTTATGAAGGCTGGGCCGACGCGGAACGAGAACGATTGCGGAGTATGTTTCTGCGCAGTGCCGACCGCCTGGCCCAGTGTCTGGCTGAACAGGGGCAGAACGAGGAGTTGATTGCGCTGGCCGAACGTATCCTCACCTACGATAACTGCTGGGAACGCGCCTATCGGTTGTTGATGCTGGCCTATGCCCGTCAGGGTAATCGGGCCGCTGCGCTACGGGTTTTTCAACGTTGTAGCGATAACCTTGCCCGTGAACTCAATGTCGATCCGGCACCGGAGACCATTGCACTCGCCGAACGGCTGCGACACGGGGAGATGCCTTTGCCACATGAAGCGGTCGGGTGA
- a CDS encoding acyl-CoA synthetase, whose protein sequence is MDVMYLGDWLGRRARLSPTRVALFDAQHGMQPLTYREWNERVNQTAHLLRDMGVARGDRVAALAQNCVDLLDLWFACAKLGAIFQPLNWRLTAAELRDLIVDGEPRVLAYGPEYAAMSLALRPQTPFVAHWLAIDDAPAADPSDLTIARRNAFPTHFEAVPLSWDDPWVICYTGGSTGLPKGAILTYRSIAANAVNTVMSWGLRPDDVAILNAPLFHTGGLNVFTAPLLQIGGASIVCRSFNVDQVFDLIDHGPATLFFGVPTMFIAMQQHPRWPTVDFSRMRIVISGGAPCPEPVFHAFWARGIDFKTGYGLTEAGPNTFWLPPELVREKPGAVGYPLMFIDVRVVAADGRECGVDEIGELQIRGPHVCAGYWRRPAETAAAFRDGWLRTGDLASFDADGCFRIVGRLKDVIISGGENIYPAEVESVLAGHPAVAEVALVGMPDPHWGEVGWAAVVVRPGSTFSEQDLITFAGLRLARYKLPKRIVTLAELPKTGAGKIDKQAIKHMFQQLQV, encoded by the coding sequence ATGGATGTGATGTATCTCGGTGATTGGCTTGGCCGTCGTGCCCGGTTGTCTCCGACCAGGGTTGCCCTGTTCGATGCCCAACACGGCATGCAACCGCTCACCTACCGCGAGTGGAATGAGCGGGTCAATCAGACGGCGCATCTGTTGCGCGATATGGGCGTGGCACGTGGTGATCGGGTCGCGGCCCTGGCCCAGAATTGCGTCGATCTGCTCGATCTGTGGTTTGCCTGTGCAAAGCTGGGGGCGATTTTTCAGCCCCTGAACTGGCGCCTCACCGCAGCCGAGTTGCGCGATTTGATCGTTGATGGCGAGCCGCGCGTGCTGGCGTATGGCCCCGAATACGCCGCGATGTCACTGGCACTGCGTCCACAGACACCCTTTGTCGCCCACTGGCTGGCAATCGATGATGCGCCGGCAGCCGATCCATCCGATCTGACCATAGCCCGGCGGAATGCCTTTCCTACCCATTTCGAGGCAGTACCGCTGAGCTGGGATGATCCGTGGGTGATCTGTTACACCGGTGGTAGCACCGGCTTGCCGAAAGGAGCAATTCTTACCTATCGCAGCATTGCTGCAAATGCCGTGAATACGGTGATGAGTTGGGGGTTGCGCCCCGATGATGTTGCCATTCTCAATGCGCCGCTCTTTCACACCGGCGGCCTGAATGTCTTTACTGCACCCCTGCTGCAGATCGGTGGTGCCTCGATTGTTTGTCGCTCGTTCAACGTCGATCAGGTCTTCGATCTCATCGACCACGGCCCGGCGACGCTCTTTTTCGGCGTGCCCACGATGTTCATCGCTATGCAACAACATCCACGCTGGCCGACGGTTGATTTTAGCCGGATGCGGATTGTTATCAGCGGTGGTGCGCCCTGTCCGGAACCGGTGTTTCATGCCTTTTGGGCACGCGGGATCGATTTCAAGACCGGGTATGGCCTGACCGAAGCCGGTCCCAATACCTTCTGGCTGCCACCCGAACTGGTGCGGGAGAAGCCAGGGGCGGTTGGCTACCCTTTGATGTTTATCGATGTGCGGGTGGTTGCGGCTGATGGTCGGGAATGTGGTGTTGATGAGATTGGCGAATTGCAGATCCGTGGCCCTCATGTCTGCGCCGGCTACTGGCGCCGTCCTGCCGAGACGGCTGCGGCTTTTCGTGACGGCTGGCTGCGCACGGGTGATCTGGCCAGTTTCGATGCCGATGGTTGTTTTCGGATCGTTGGGCGGCTGAAGGATGTGATCATTTCGGGTGGCGAAAACATCTATCCCGCCGAGGTTGAGAGTGTGCTGGCCGGCCATCCGGCCGTCGCGGAAGTGGCCCTGGTCGGTATGCCAGACCCTCACTGGGGTGAAGTTGGTTGGGCGGCGGTGGTGGTGCGTCCCGGCAGTACCTTCTCGGAACAGGACTTGATCACTTTTGCCGGGCTGCGTCTGGCGCGCTACAAACTACCCAAACGAATTGTCACCCTCGCTGAATTACCGAAGACCGGTGCCGGCAAGATTGATAAGCAGGCTATCAAACACATGTTTCAGCAGTTGCAGGTATGA
- a CDS encoding DUF4058 family protein has protein sequence MEPPFPGMDPYLERSSLWPDVHHRLVNAMSDYLQAQIAPGYVAQITPYVALEQVEITAPRRALVPDVGVFERESAAVTPATAVVDTPSLTGTALLEVPTRYARLEIRTVTDDTLVTAIELLSPVNKRPTPDGADAYEQKRRELFQSGVHLLEIDLLRGGRRPRLARPDPLPAAPYVVFLSRVERWPEIDIWLCPLAKPLPTVPVPLRRPDPDVPLPLTTLVHQVYRNARYDLRIDYRQPPPPPDLTPDETAWLDAHLRARGLRQ, from the coding sequence ATGGAACCACCATTTCCGGGCATGGATCCGTATCTGGAGCGTTCGAGCCTGTGGCCTGATGTACACCATCGGCTGGTGAACGCAATGAGTGACTATTTACAGGCCCAAATTGCTCCGGGGTACGTTGCGCAGATTACTCCCTACGTCGCACTGGAGCAGGTTGAGATCACGGCACCCCGGCGCGCCCTGGTGCCCGATGTCGGTGTGTTCGAGCGGGAAAGCGCAGCGGTAACGCCGGCGACAGCCGTGGTAGACACCCCCTCACTGACCGGAACGGCCTTGCTCGAAGTGCCCACCCGCTACGCCCGGCTGGAAATTCGCACCGTGACTGATGATACCCTGGTCACCGCTATTGAACTGCTCTCACCGGTGAACAAGCGCCCGACCCCCGACGGTGCCGATGCTTACGAGCAAAAGCGACGGGAGCTGTTTCAAAGTGGGGTACACCTGCTCGAAATCGACCTGCTGCGAGGTGGCCGCCGGCCACGGCTGGCCCGCCCCGATCCGCTCCCCGCTGCCCCTTACGTAGTCTTCCTCAGCCGCGTCGAACGCTGGCCGGAGATTGACATCTGGCTCTGTCCGCTGGCCAAACCGCTCCCGACGGTGCCGGTGCCGTTGCGGCGTCCCGACCCCGATGTGCCCTTGCCGTTGACCACCCTCGTGCATCAGGTCTACCGCAACGCACGCTACGACCTGCGGATCGACTACCGTCAACCCCCGCCGCCGCCCGACCTCACCCCCGACGAGACGGCCTGGCTCGATGCCCACCTGCGGGCACGCGGGTTACGGCAGTGA
- a CDS encoding transposase — MVVVDGTGVPIGLHVASAHPHERTLAEATVRTIRVPRRRGRPSTRPNEVVADNADDRAALRSDVRRRGITPTMPSRERRNRQRPKRGRPLRTGASYQHRWTVERCFAWMDTYRRLVVRYDRHLHSSRAFCLVAIMLWCVDRILK; from the coding sequence ATGGTCGTGGTAGATGGCACTGGTGTGCCCATCGGCCTGCACGTGGCGAGCGCACACCCGCACGAACGCACCCTGGCTGAAGCGACGGTGCGGACCATTCGGGTGCCACGCCGACGCGGCCGGCCCAGCACGCGACCAAACGAAGTGGTGGCGGATAACGCCGATGACCGTGCAGCGTTGCGCAGCGACGTGCGTCGGCGTGGGATCACACCCACCATGCCATCTCGTGAGCGGCGCAATCGTCAGCGGCCAAAGCGCGGGCGTCCGCTGCGTACCGGCGCAAGCTATCAGCACCGCTGGACGGTCGAGCGGTGCTTCGCGTGGATGGACACGTATCGTCGGTTGGTGGTGCGCTATGATCGTCATCTGCATAGCTCTCGTGCGTTTTGTCTCGTCGCTATCATGTTGTGGTGCGTTGACCGAATTTTGAAATGA
- a CDS encoding IS5 family transposase has protein sequence MSRHDLTDDQWAVIEPLIPKKPRARGRPRNDDRRTLNGMLYVLHTGCAWADLPKEYGSPSTCWRRWHAWSQDGTWERIWRTLLSRLDADSKLDWAHALLDGSFVPAKKGALAEAQRRSAKAPR, from the coding sequence ATGAGCAGACATGATCTCACCGACGACCAATGGGCGGTGATCGAACCGCTTATCCCCAAGAAACCACGTGCGCGGGGTCGTCCACGCAACGACGACCGCCGGACACTGAATGGTATGCTGTATGTGCTCCACACCGGCTGTGCCTGGGCAGACCTGCCAAAGGAGTACGGGTCCCCCAGCACCTGCTGGCGACGATGGCACGCGTGGTCGCAGGACGGGACGTGGGAGCGCATCTGGCGCACGCTCCTGAGCCGCCTCGACGCCGACAGCAAGCTGGACTGGGCACACGCGTTGCTGGACGGCAGCTTCGTTCCAGCGAAAAAAGGGGCACTGGCGGAGGCACAACGAAGGTCGGCAAAGGCTCCAAGGTGA
- a CDS encoding DUF4058 family protein, with the protein MEPPFPGMDPYLERSSLWPDVHIGLITAIRDYVQAQIAPGYVAQITPYVAPEQVEITVPRRALVPDVGVFERESAAVTPATAVVDTPSLTGTALLEVPTRYARLEIRTVTDDTLVTAIELLSPVNKRPTPDGADAYEQKRRELFQSGVHLLEIDLLRGGRRPRLARPDPLPAAPYVIFLSRVERWPEIDIWLCPLAKPLPTVPVPLRRPDPDVPLPLTTLVHQVYRNARYDLRIDYRQPPPPPDLTPDEAAWLDAHLRARGLRA; encoded by the coding sequence ATGGAACCACCATTTCCGGGCATGGATCCGTATCTGGAGCGTTCGAGCCTGTGGCCTGATGTACACATCGGGCTGATTACGGCTATTCGCGACTATGTACAGGCCCAGATTGCACCGGGGTACGTTGCGCAGATTACTCCCTACGTCGCGCCAGAGCAGGTTGAGATCACAGTGCCCCGGCGCGCCCTGGTGCCCGATGTCGGTGTGTTCGAGCGGGAAAGCGCAGCGGTAACGCCGGCAACAGCCGTGGTGGACACGCCATCACTGACCGGAACAGCCTTGCTCGAAGTGCCCACCCGCTACGCACGGCTGGAAATTCGCACCGTGACCGACGATACCCTGGTCACCGCTATTGAACTGCTCTCACCGGTGAACAAGCGTCCGACCCCCGACGGTGCCGATGCTTACGAGCAAAAGCGACGGGAGCTGTTTCAAAGTGGGGTGCACCTGCTCGAAATCGACCTGCTGCGGGGTGGCCGCCGGCCACGGCTGGCTCGCCCCGATCCGCTCCCCGCTGCCCCTTACGTAATCTTCCTCAGCCGCGTCGAACGCTGGCCGGAGATTGACATCTGGCTCTGTCCGCTGGCCAAACCGCTCCCGACGGTGCCGGTGCCGTTGCGGCGTCCCGACCCCGATGTGCCCTTGCCGTTGACCACCCTCGTGCATCAGGTCTACCGCAACGCACGCTACGACCTGCGGATCGACTACCGTCAACCCCCGCCGCCGCCCGACCTCACCCCCGACGAGGCGGCCTGGCTCGATGCCCACCTGCGGGCACGCGGGTTGCGTGCGTAG
- a CDS encoding DNA adenine methylase — protein sequence MNTRGLPRTVQRVIVPPIKCQGIKTKLTKFILSNISWHGQGRWIEPFLGSGAVLFNVQPDYAIVNDINPYIIRLYQMIYEGKIFPETVRKYLTEEGKKLLLELIS from the coding sequence ATGAACACTAGAGGTTTACCACGTACAGTACAACGAGTCATTGTTCCACCAATAAAGTGTCAAGGAATTAAGACTAAACTGACTAAGTTTATTCTAAGCAATATCTCCTGGCACGGTCAGGGACGATGGATTGAGCCATTTTTAGGTTCAGGAGCTGTACTTTTCAATGTTCAGCCCGATTATGCAATTGTGAATGATATCAATCCTTATATCATACGCCTGTATCAGATGATATATGAAGGAAAAATATTTCCTGAAACTGTACGAAAGTATTTGACAGAAGAAGGAAAGAAGCTATTATTAGAACTTATTTCATAA